tagaaaataaaaattttctgaAGATCAAGAAAGTAACGAGTAAAAACATTCAATCATCTTCTTCTCCGCGTACAGCGGCCAGCACAGCAGCTATATATGCTCGAGGAACTCTCCATGTGTTATTTATAACCAAAGTAAAATAAATTCAAACATTAACGGAGGCTAAGTCCTTGAGGAACTCAAGAAAAGCCGCCTGCGACGTGCCCCCATCCGCGAGCGCCTCGGCCGCTCtgtccctcgccgccgccgcgcggtccCTGAGCGCCCGCGCGCCGTCGTCGGAGCCCTCCATCACCCACCTCACCTTCGCTTCCACCTCCTCGGCCTTCACCACGTCCCCGGCGCGGCTCGTCCTCCTCATCTCCACCCCGAGCCGCATCTCCTCCACGATGAACACCTTGTTCAGCCCCTGCTCCGCGGCCAGCGGCCAGCACAGCAGCGGCACCCCCGCCGTGACGCCCTCCAgcgtcgagttccacccgcagtgcgtcaggAACGCCCCGGTCGCGCGGTGGCGCAGCACATCCACCTGCGGCGCCCAGGACCCGACGACGAGGCCCCTGTCCCTGGTTCGCTCCCGGAACCCTGCCGGGAGGAGCGCGTCGAGGTCGTCGGCTGGCTCCGGCACCGGcgatccgccggcgccgggagggCTGCGCACGACCCAGAGGAACCTCTGCCCGGAGCTCTCCAGGCCGGCGGCGATCTCCGCGAGCTGGTGCTTCGGCGGCGCGCCCGTGCTCCCGAAGCAGAGGAACACGACGCTGCGGTCCGGCTGCGCGTCCATCCATTCGAGGCACTCGTGCTccttctcgccgccgccgggcgagACGAGCGGCCCGACGCAGTAGACCGGCGGCGTGGGGCGGCCGGGGACGCACAGCCCGTCCCTGAGCGCGCGCACGGCACGCGGCTCGAGTGCCTCGAAGGAGTTGACGAGAATCCCGCGGGCCTCCGGCACCCGGGAGGCCAGGCGGAGGGCGGCCTCGCACatggcgccgtcgtcggcgagCACCGGCGGCAGCTCCGACGCCCTGAGCGGCGGCACGCCCGCGAACGGCAGCACGGCGTCGCCGAGGTCCGCGAAGCGTTTGCCCTCGCGGGCACGCGTGCCGGGCAGGGCGAGGAAGACGGCGAGGGCGGCAGCGCCCGTGGCGAAGAAGAAGTAGGCGGGGAGGCCGAGGTCCGCGGCGACGTCGAGCGCGTGGGCGCAGAACATGTCGAGCACGACCGCGCGGACGGGGCGCGACGCCGAGGACGACAGCGAGCGCAGGAGGTCGCGGAGCGGCGCGTTCGTGGCGCGGAGGAACCGGATCAACCCGACCACGGGGTGCTCGGCGTCGCCGGAGCTGGGACcggaggccggcgggggcgaggggaGGACGTGGAAGGCGACGGACGTGTGGGAGGCCCTGGCGCGCGCGACCGTGTCGGCGAAGCTGGGGTCCTTGAACGGCGACTCAACGAGCACGACGGCGACgtcgaccgcgccgccgccgtggcggagGAGCCCCTTGGACAGCTCGAGCATCGGCGAGAGGTGGCCGACGCCGAGGCCCGGGTACAGCACCACCGTCTTTCCCTCCATCGCTCCGTCTTCCCCTCCATCCTTGCGCTTCGTTCGGCTGGatttataagccagctgaaaagtgatttgttgtaagagaaaaatactatttagTAGCtgataagttgaagcgaacgGAAGCAGTGCACCAGCATTTATGGTTCTTCAGAAGTGACAACGGAGTTTACGGTGGCTGTTTGGTGGCCTAGTGCACTAGCATTTATGGTTCTTCAGAAGTGACAACGGAGTTTATGGTGGCTGTTTGGTGCGTGTTTCTGACGAACGTGTCCAATGCCCTCTCCTTTTGTTTCTGACGAACGTGAGAATCTGACGTGAAATTACCGACAGGGAATGGTTGAGTTCTTGGTGGTGGTGCCTGGTGGGGGGGACAggggagatgatgatgataggaAAGGGATGAAGTGGGGGAGATTAGAGAGCACGACGAACATTTggcacggaggaggaagaaggggatgaTGATTTACTCGCGTGGGAAAAATGGGCTGGACGATTCTGTCGGTAACATGGTTGGTATGGatcggaaaaagaaaaggaagcctCGACGTGGGCCACCAAAGTGTATGTCGGGCCGTTTCAATTAGAAAGGCCCTGCCTGGCCCAAAGCCTAACCACCGTCACTGCCCGACCTCCGGCGCCGCTCCTCCGCTCCTCGTCGGCGTTGCTGAAGCGATTCGTCCCCCACCACGCAAACCCTAACCCCCAAATCCAAGTGCCCTCCAATGCCTGATCGATCTGGACCCCAAGGATCCGATCCCCTGCCTCCGCCGCATATGGGcgaggcccgccgccgctccggcgaGGACCTCATCAGCGGCCTTCCCGACGAGGTGCTGCACGCCATCCTTgtccgcctccgctccgcccgcgccgctgGCGCCGCGTCTGGCCCCACATGCCCGAGCTCCTCCTCGACCGCGAAACCGAAGCGGCCCCGCCGGCCTCGTTCCTGGACGACGTCGACGGCGCCCTCGCCGGGCGCGACCTCACCGTCCTCAAAAAGTTGGTCATCAACTGTAAGATGTCCGCTATTCCTCCAGAAACCAAGGAGGTATGCGAGAAGGTCCGTGGCATGTATGGATCAAATGTTGAAGTTGAATTCTATACGGTTCCTGATAGACCAGATGGGAGACGGGAGCGTTTCTACTGATTACGTTTTTTCAATGAAAAATATAATGCAATGGTCTCTACTAGTTTCTGCACTTGTGTGGCCCttaggcctgttcgcttcagcttattcagccagcttatcagccaccaaacagtatttttctctcacaataaattagtcgtttcaacttttcagccggctcataagctgaagcgaaccaGAAGGGAACACTGTTCACGTAATGTTGTTGTGGCTGCACTCTCTGATCTTCTGTATTTTAGTGTTGTCGGTATTTTAGGGACTATATGCTTGTTATGGTCAACCTCACATGGTTGATTATACTCGAACGAGAACATAAAAAATGGCCACAATGGTCAGGCTGTTCGCTTGGACGATATGTGCATTTTATGACCAAATGTCAGGAGTTGCTGCACCATCTGAATACTGTGAAACTCTGAAATTAACTTGAAAGAGAGATCA
This sequence is a window from Setaria italica strain Yugu1 chromosome III, Setaria_italica_v2.0, whole genome shotgun sequence. Protein-coding genes within it:
- the LOC101778231 gene encoding UDP-glycosyltransferase 88A1, with amino-acid sequence MEGKTVVLYPGLGVGHLSPMLELSKGLLRHGGGAVDVAVVLVESPFKDPSFADTVARARASHTSVAFHVLPSPPPASGPSSGDAEHPVVGLIRFLRATNAPLRDLLRSLSSSASRPVRAVVLDMFCAHALDVAADLGLPAYFFFATGAAALAVFLALPGTRAREGKRFADLGDAVLPFAGVPPLRASELPPVLADDGAMCEAALRLASRVPEARGILVNSFEALEPRAVRALRDGLCVPGRPTPPVYCVGPLVSPGGGEKEHECLEWMDAQPDRSVVFLCFGSTGAPPKHQLAEIAAGLESSGQRFLWVVRSPPGAGGSPVPEPADDLDALLPAGFRERTRDRGLVVGSWAPQVDVLRHRATGAFLTHCGWNSTLEGVTAGVPLLCWPLAAEQGLNKVFIVEEMRLGVEMRRTSRAGDVVKAEEVEAKVRWVMEGSDDGARALRDRAAAARDRAAEALADGGTSQAAFLEFLKDLASVNV